One genomic window of Coregonus clupeaformis isolate EN_2021a chromosome 12, ASM2061545v1, whole genome shotgun sequence includes the following:
- the LOC121578734 gene encoding alpha-1,3-galactosyltransferase 2-like, whose protein sequence is MSRLMYKAKCVLTFAFCASVLLFIAYFTPTSVRYMEGFLPMSRCPLAPAEKLKLGNSIDASLDLWSRGDVQTCTYWGAPVIWDGMFDPDHYDQEHRKNHSSVSLTVFAVGRYLDAYLKVFLLSAERHFMVSLPVTYYVFTDVPERVPDIQLGPGRSLKVVRVQRHSRWQDISMMRMRAIADAIESQIRHHSRYVFCFDVDQVFVGRFGSETLGDCVALLHAYYYHRPQSLYTYDRNPRSRAYMESGDFYYHAAVFGGSWQTVKNMTDTCYQAIMEDKENQVEALWHDESHLNKYLWLHKPSKVLSPEYCWASNIGYRGDIHVTRLLWSEKKYDTLRVTE, encoded by the exons ATGAG CAGATTAATGTACAAGGCAAAGTGTGTATTAACATTTGCATTCTGTGCCTCTGTGCTGCTCTTCATAGCCTACTTCACACCTACATCAGTAAG GTACATGGAGGGGTTCCTTCCCATGAGCCGATGTCCTCTAGCCCCTGCAGAGAAGCTGAAGCTGGGGAACAGTATAGATGCCTCCCTAGACCTGTG GTCCAGAGGTGATGTTCAGACCTGCACTTACTGGGGAGCCCCTGTGATCTGGGATGGGATGTTTGACCCAGATCATTACGACCAGGAGCACAGGAAGAACCactcctctgtgtctctcactGTATTCGCTGTGGGCAG GTATCTAGATGCCTACCTGAAGGTATTCCTTCTCTCTGCTGAGCGTCACTTTATGGTGTCTTTACCTGTGACATACTATGTGTTCACGGACGTTCCCGAGAGGGTACCAGACATCCAGCTTGGTCCTGGGCGTAGCCTGAAAGTTGTGAGGGTGCAGAGACACTCTCGCTGGCAGGACATCTCCATGATGCGTATGAGGGCTATCGCAGATGCCATCGAGTCACAGATTCGTCACCACAGCCGCTACGTCTTCTGCTTTGACGTGGACCAGGTGTTTGTGGGTCGGTTCGGCTCAGAGACTTTGGGAGACTGTGTGGCTCTGCTCCACGCCTACTACTACCACCGaccacagagcctctacacctacGACCGCAACCCCAGGTCCAGGGCTTACATGGAGAGTGGGGACTTCTACTATCATGCTGCTGTGTTTGGAGGCTCGTGGCAGACAGTGAAGAATATGACAGATACCTGTTACCAGGCCATCATGGAGGACAAGGAGAACCAGGTGGAGGCTCTGTGGCACGACGAGAGTCACCTCAACAAGTACCTGTGGCTCCATAAGCCCAGCAAAGTGCTGTCTCCTGAGTACTGCTGGGCCAGCAACATCGGCTACCGTGGTGACATACATGTGACCCGCCTGCTCTGGTCAGAGAAAAAATATGACACACTCCGGGTTACAGAGTGA